From the genome of Ailuropoda melanoleuca isolate Jingjing chromosome 5, ASM200744v2, whole genome shotgun sequence:
aaaatttagtattaaaaataaaaattacttattataCGATATAGAATCATGATGTGTATActcaatatattatataaattatctccattatttctttgagagagagacatgggcacggaaggggcagagggagacagagaatcccaagcagtctccatgcccagcacagagcccaacctagGGATTGAACTCACTACCCCGAGAtgatgacctaagctgaaatcaagactctgacgctcaatcgactgagcctcccaggtgcccctccattagTTCTTACAGTAACTGTATGATGTTAAGTATTGTTACTATCCCAATCCCAGTCTAGACGAGCAAAGATTTAGAAGACCTAAGGAAGGACCCCAAACTCGATTGGTAGAGGAGATAcaatttaaaatcaagtttttctAACTTGAGTTTCAGCTATTAAGGACTTTCCAAAACAATTGAATAATGAGTGACATTAGTTACAGGAGTTTACGAAATTATGTTAGTGTCAAGAATTTCACAGTATAatcctgtattttttaataaaattcaatgcatgcaaaaaataattccatattaaatattatatgaaaacaaaagttaaaaaaaaccaaaaaacagaatttttagtcattaaaaattaagaagcttAAAATCAACTAGAAGCACAAGATTTGAATTTAAGTACTTGATTTTGTAGGGCTTTAATTATATTCTAATTAATTTACAGTTAATGCAACCATGATCAGAAGCTCAAAGGGATTTTTTACCAAGCTACTACATGATTCTAAACTTACACACACAAGGAATCTTGTGAAACTACATCAGAATCTTCTGAAAGAAATAACGGGACCTGCAGTGCCAAATTATGACCTGTTGTACaactacaatttaaaatattgatgtaataaaaaaaacagtgtaggggaggaaaaataatttcccctccACCCTTCTAGGTGCTGTGAACCTCTCCCCATAATGAAAGACAGAGTAACgagaaaaacaaacagcagtTTAATAACATGTTTACCTCCTGTATACATGGAAGATACTCTGAAGAACTGAGTAAAACTCCCTGGAAAGGCCCAAGCCACCACCCTAAATACTATCTCCAGCTGAGagaggttggggtgggaggggagcgcACGGGGAGCCAGGAATGGGTGACCAGGAAAAGGATAGTGACCAGGTTGTGATGCGGCATTAAGTCTGGGCCTTCTCCATGGACAAGCTTCTCTGGTGATGTGGTcatccttctctttctggtaCAGAGAGGGAGGACAGATGGAGATctcctttataaatgtaaaatgttccTTAAGAAAGAGTTCTCTGATTCTAGAGGTTCTCCTGTCtggtgtttcttaaaaataatctggTCAAAAATAGTCCTCATGAAAAGAGGCGGATTTTGGTGCGGCATCCCAGCTAAGGATCCCTTCCCAAGGAGAAAGGACAGTACTTCCTTGTAAACTAGAAGCTGCTGTTAACAATCTCATAGGAAGAGAGAGCTGCGGATACAGATGTCCCGGGTTCAAGAAAATCCAGAGCTTCCACGGAAAACCGCCCTGCTCCCTGCGGGGCAGTGAGCTGGGCTCTGCCCAGAGAGGGGCGGAGCCGGGGCTGGGGCCGCGGGTGCCGCCCGCGCTTTCAGTCCTCAACCAGGTCCGCACTCTGCTTATAATTACTCTCGACGGACGAACAGGGTCATCGCTGTGTCGCACTCGTACCGAGCGTTTGAGTAGCCATGTCTGGTCGCGGCAAGGGCGGCAAGGGCCTGGGCAAGGGGGGCGCCAAGCGCCACCGCAAGGTGCTGCGCGACAACATCCAGGGCATCACCAAGCCCGCCATCCGGCGGCTGGCCCGGCGCGGCGGCGTCAAGCGCATCTCCGGCCTCATCTACGAGGAGACCCGCGGGGTGCTCAAGGTGTTCCTGGAGAACGTGATCCGGGACGCCGTCACCTACACGGAGCACGCCAAGCGCAAGACGGTCACGGCCATGGACGTGGTCTACGCGCTCAAGCGCCAGGGCCGCACTCTCTACGGCTTCGGGGGCTGAGCACGCCCACTCCCAGCGGAACGCTGCGTTTCTCAACCAAAGGCCCTTTTTAGGGCCCCCACTTTTCCATCTGAGGAGCCGTGATGCTGGTTTGCCTTTAATTTGGGGTAGATCTTGGCCTTGAAAGTATATATCCGTATGTTTACGAAGTTACTCCGTGTTCAACTAGGGAAGGTACTTGTCCCTTAATTTTCCGTGTTTTCACGCAGGGTTTTGGAGAGTTGTATTATGTTAATGGCTTTCGCACTTCATATGTAACATTTGTCATTTACATATACAATACATGTACATTTACATGTACATTACATTTTAGGGTAGAATTTTAATTCTGTAGTAACGTTGGCTTGACAGTTGAGAGTAAATGGGTTTAGGACTTGAGAAAGATTTTCTCGGTGTGGATCTGGATCGAGTGCGGGTTTTGGGGTTGAAAGGAACAAGAACAGCAAGAACCTCAGTGCTGAATTGGTGAGAAGGTGCATTTCTGTGTACCCGAGGCTTTACAATTTAATCACAATGTAGTGATCTCCACTCTGGTGCCCCGTGTCTTCTGCTCGAGAAACAAACGAGTGTTAGCAGACTTTAATTGCAGATCAACAGTTGTGACAGTTGGTGCGAGACCGAGCATGTGATGGGCCCCTGGCTCCAGACCTGGTGTCTGCTGGGAGTGGAGACTGGAAGCTCCTAGAGGACTTAACAGGCCAATACCCCACAGAGCAGTTACTGAGGGTGGGATGCAATTAAAAGGCATTTCAGCTAAATGATAAGGGAAACAAGGTTGCATTACAGAAATGTTGCCATGAAAGAAAGCAGCCCCTAGCCCAGGAGAGCTACTAAAAAGAGATCCTTGGTACAGAGTGGGAAAGGAATCAAACACGGGATTAGGACATAAATCCAGACCTATGCTCAAAGTATGTTTTAGGATTCTCCCAGAGGAGGTCTTAAAGActagagaaagaaatccaaaggcaAAGGGGAAGACTTGGGTGTTGGTTGGAAGCTTGGCCAATGCAGACACACAGACTAAAGCAGTAATTGCCCACACGTATATAAAAAGAGTGAGCAATGATGAGATGAATACCTTTTACAGCTGAAGCTAAAAACTTTCACCATCTCCTTTTGTCTCAGCAGGATTTAACCCTTGTGAGGACAAATGCTAACTGTGCGTCTGGCCCATCTACCAGCTCAGGAGGTTTCCTCAAGGACAGCTCTGAAATACAGCGCTGTCTTTCTCAATGATGCCGATCTCCCATTTTCCTGGGAAGACGTGGGCCTAACTTCAGCTAACATATGACTGCAAATTGCAATACTACAGTGGTTGTGTCCATTTAGCTACCCAACAGAGTGAGATTTCTCTTTGTGCTATTCCAGTAGCACATTGCCTGTGATGTGCATTGCATTCTGGTTAATGCTTATCAATAATGAAACTTTTCTGTTTCTGCTACCTTTGTAGAGCGGTTTTCTGGGttgggagattttgtttttaattctatttcccCAACACCTTCTGAGGGTCAATTATGCACTTGTGGCTTTccattaatttcttttgtttttttttttttttttaaatattttatttatttatttgacagagatagacacagccagcgagagagggaacacaagcagggggagtgggagaggaagaagcaggctcatagcagaagagcctgatgtggggctcgatcccataacgccgggatcacgccctgagccgaaggcagacgcttaaccgctgtgccacccaggcgccccatgtttttttaacattttattttattatttatttatttatttgacagagagagagagagagcacaagcagggggagcggcacgctgagggagaagcaggctccccgatgaccagggagcccagtgtgaggcttgatcccaggaccctgggatcacaacctgagcagaaggcagatgcttaactgactgagccacccaggcaccccactttccATTAATTTCTTGAATAATTTTGATAAAAGTCTCTCAGTTCTTACCCTAAGTATTCTGTATATTATTTCAATGCTATTTTTATAGGTAATATTCTAGTACTTGTCCTTAGATATCTGACTTATGTTCATAGCCTGATTTAATGAAACTTAAAACTACTTGATAATACTTTTCCAAAATCCAGGCCCtaaattttgaataataaaacCTTTAAGGTATTACTTATATCTAAACTCCTGCAGTTTCTCAAGTGGCCCCTGGGCTGCACATAATATCATGAGAGGAGACATGGTTTGTATTCGTGATTAACCGTATGCAATTGTGAGAGCAGTTTTGTTAAATATGGtgcaatagggaaaaaaagagcaaataaaaaataaactatacatCCTTGCTACCcagataaaatttaatataaatgtttaaaaatgtacttcttaAATTGGATAGAACATGCTTACATTTGCTTATTAAAACAATGTTACATTAACTGTAACTGAGTTTTTATTGGTGATCACTGATGACACATTCATCACTTGTCCATCATAAACTCCGAATGAGTGCCAATTATGATCATCGTCCTTAAGGATAAACCAAAATACCTTTACTAACTTCAAAAGTTCTCTACTCTTTGTGGTAAGTGATGGAGACCAGCAATAGGCCAGTAATTGTCCCTCCAGGCTGATAGTGACCTGATTTGACAAGCCAGGTCCCATTTAGTAGCTGGGATCAGTTataatcaaacttaaaaactgcCTTTTAATGACAGTACACCTCCAGAGTTTTGGTCTGAACATTTTTCAAACTCTGCCGACTCTCCATTAGATTTTTTGCAAGATTACCGGAGGTGGAAGGGTTTTCGCAGTGTCCATAAAAAGCAGTTTTATAAGAGTAGCTGAGCGGAATGCCACACGCGCTGAGGATCTCACAGGACCTACTGAGCAAATTCCGCAGTAACTTAAAATACCAAACCAACTTAGAAAGATTCCTGGCTATGGGTTGGTTGGCAGGACTAGCGACCTGTGCAAGTCACGGTGACATGACCCGCAGCGCCACGTGGACCAGTGCGCGCATAAAGCCAGTGCCACGGCTCCTTGGGTGAAAGTGGGGGGAGCCCTGAAAAGGGCATTTGGTTGGTTTGGATGTGAGGACTTGGGTGAGGCTCAGCCCCCGAAGCCGTAGAGGGTGCGGCCCTGGCGCTTGAGCGCGTAGACCACGTCCATGGCCGTGACCGTCTTGCGCTTGGCGTGCTCCGTGTAGGTGACGGCGTCGCGGATCACGTTCTCCAGGAACACCTTGAGCACCCCGCGGGTCTCCTCGTAGATGAGGCCGGAGATGCGCTTGACGCCGCCGCGCCGGGCCAGCCGCCGGATGGCGGGCTTGGTGATCCCCTGGATGTTGTCGCGCAGCACCTTGCGGTGGCGCTTGGCGCCCCCCTTGCCCAGGCCCTTGCCGCCCTTGCCGCGACCAGACATGCTGAGAGAAGCGACTGCACAGCGTCCTGTCAGGAGTCCAGTGCTGCAGGCTTTTATACCACTGCTGCGGACCGAACTGAGAACCTCAGACAGCGGGAAGTGCCACCCCGCGGGGGGAGGGAAGTGtaacaagaccaaaaaaaaaaaaaaaagtcttaggtTTCCTTGTACTGTGCCTTGTTTTGTACCTCGTAACTATTTTGTTACACtgttttaaagctttaaaaattgttttccagtgCGAAGGCGGAACGCGAATGttgtgagaaatacagaaaagggcAAGTAATGGAATAAGCTATTACCCAGCCCACAGAGAACCTGAGCACTGCTGGCTAGCCTGCTACTTTGGTGAATAGCTAAGCGCACACACTCGTTCGAAGAGAATTCCCACAGTGCCGTGGGTGGCATTTTGGAGCTCCTTTACACTGATTCCACTTTAATTACTTTCCCTCCTCTAAAGActaaaaaaagttgtttttaatatcTACTTGTTATTCCTTCTTAAGAATTCTCTATAGTACGCTTTAACCAATTCCCTAGCAATCCCTTAATAAGccacatgtttaaaataattcttttgccGACTGATTGATGTACCACTTGTGACACTATGCTTGGAAATGTAGGGGCCAAAGTCAGGCCACCCTAAGATGGGCCACTTTGACATGGAGGTTATTAAAATCCAGGAAATTTTGGAAAAGCTTGTTACCTCCTCCATGACTGCCTAAAAGGAAATTAgatagaggacctgctccaggaagagagttATCACAGCACAGAACTGTATTATACTATGAGCGAGGTATAGATGATGGGAGAAGCAAGGCCAGCTTGATCAAAGCGCTTGACGTCCCATTGTTTCCAAGTGGCACCGAAGACATTTATGTTTGAGGCATTTACTCTTCTGTGAATTACATtacttccctttgaagtcccagacccctgtccccttctccttagttcagaaagACCTATATACTTCATTTTGCTCAACTGTCTTTGAAATTTCATGTCTGTATGGATTCCCTGTGCATATActattatatttgattttctcctgttaatctgtctcacgtcaatttgattcttagccCGGCTAGAAGGGCCTCCAAAAGGACAGGATATTTCTCCTCCCAGACAGAACTATTACTACaaattctattctgttctatagTTTAATCAATTTCCTTTGCCAAAGGAAATCTATTTTCAGTTGAATCTTTGGAAAATTTCCATTAGGGAAAGTGAAACAAGTGATTATTTATGTCTGTGTAATATTCTATCATAAGCATCTTCTAGGATaccttttaagaaaaatctctAGTATTTAACATAATGTGCTTtgtactttttctattttaaaggaGATCTGTACATAATTTATTTCTGAGGATAACCTAGAATTGAAATGCTTTGTCAGAGAGGATGTAGATTTTGTGGTATTTGATTAATATTGCTACATTTTCCACAAAATTCTTATCACATTCACCTGTGCCGGTAATAACTATTGTGCATATAAGTTTACCATCACTGATGTAAtaccaaagaggcatattttgagATGATctattctgctccccttcaaaATATCGTAACTTGTTTCaggtttaaaggaaaaaatgaacccCCTTTGGAATTGTTATCATAATTGCATTACATTGACTAGCTGGGGCAGAAAAATGGGCATGTTTAAAAGAATGAGTTCTTCATCTTTGTATATTGTAGGAGCTggaaaattttaccttttttccttctaggttctttggctaaTCTActaattaaaatgacataaaacagattaacagagaaaaatatttaatatcgtAAGCACAGAAACCCTgtaaaaaataagtcttaaagGCAGTCAAGCGATGAAGGCTTACATGCCATCCTCCGCTAAGGaatgggagaggggcctggggctAGAGGGGAGGACAATTCACAGCAAGATAAGAGTTTAGTGATCACATGTCTGCCCCGCCAAGCTGAGTCCTTCACATGAAAAAGTTCTGTCTGATAATAGCTCTCACTCTCTGTTATCAACCCCTTACCTAAATTCTTAAGGTAGTTAGGGGGAGGGCAAAAGTTCCTCTTGACCCGTGGCGCTCTCAGTTGACTTTAGTTCAAGATAGTCCTCGTGTCAGTGTCGTCCTGGGGAGGCTTGTTCTGAACCCCTTCACTGTCATACGCTAGGTTGAAGTTCTGCTTGCTCACGGTAGAGGGGCACTGAGTCTTTATTGAATGAAATgtagggaaatgaaaaattctcTGTCCTCTTTGGATCTCTGCCTAAGAAACCGACATAAGGCAGGTGAACAGGAAAAAAGCATACATGTTTTATTGGATTTTTACATGTCACATGGCAGCCTTCGCAAGAGAAGGAAGTCCCAAAGCAACTAGTCAGAGGGATTTCATATTTTTAGACAAagataaatttgtgaagaattgatgAGACAAAAAGAGGTTTGGGCTTGGGGCAGTAAATCAAAGAAATAAcaaggtttttttcttgtggccTTTCAGCCCTAAATTCCCTCTGGTGATAAGAAGGCCTCCTTTCCTCAGGGCACAGGGCGGATACCTGGCACAGGGAAGGTTCACCTCCTGCTTTcagggaaggggcgggggggggggggggggcNggggggggggggggggggggggagtcgaTCCAAATGACCTTCCTGATTCCGCAGTTTTCTCAAACTCTTTTAAGCTGAGAACTGAGAACCTCAGACAGCGGTTCAATATATGCTTAGGTGCTTTGCGGTGTTGAGTCAGAATGAACACTGCAAGTCTTTCCTCCCAAGCCCACTTTCTGAAGCCCTTTCTTGAGAGACATTCCAGCCTGTCCTCCTTCACCTTCCCCTGTAAGTCATTCTGCAGCAAGGCCTaacctttctgctttcttttcctccgctctccaccttttttcccctcctcctcctcctcttcccaatTGCTGCCCCCTCCTTAGTTCAGACCCTCACCCCTGGCTGGTATTTCCAAACTTTTGACCTGGATCTCACCCCCCTTTCAATCCATTCTCAACTGGGCCACCAGAATAATGATTCTGAATCAtacattttataagattttaaaattctgcagtCTGCCGTCCCCTAGTAGataaacttttatatttcttttcaaggTGTACAAAGCTCCTGAGTATCGTAAGATTCTCTGCGGCACCTTCTCCTTCCCGTTCCACATTCATCTCCAGCAATTCCAGCCTGCAGGCCTCCCAGAGGCTTTCTAAGTCCAGACCACTCTGCCTGGAGCGCGCTTCCCCTCCCTGCTACAGGACTTGCCCCAAGCAGCAGGCTCCATTTGGCTCCCTTCCCAATTTCTTTTTAGAGTCCGTATTTTCTTAACTGTTTCTTCTGAAGACGCTGGAACTTTCCCATTGCAGGTACATTTCTTAGCACCTGTGAGGCACCCAAGATCAGTTTGCGGGATAAATGTACTAGTGAAGAATGGTGGTTGCTTTGAGAAAGTAAATCTCAAAGTTAGGCTTAAGAAGTAACCCGGCCACACGTGTTTTGTTCTTGCAATCCACTCTGCGAGTCCTTACTCTTGAGCAAAGTTAATGACAGTAGATCTTCCTGGATTTACTAAAGCTGGTAATCCAAAAACAGCACCCAAACCAGGCATGCCTTTAATATGGCTTCCCATCAGAGGCACCAGACTTCCCTGcaacagaaacaaagacagaaaaaaacgtGCTGCATGACTGGGAATAGGATTTTACAGAATTGAAGAGGTGGAGAAGAAACATTTCCAGCTCCTCACTCAGCTCCACGAGAAAGAactcagttttaatttcaaacCATATTGGTTACACTAATAGGTCTTTAACAATGCTTGGAATTTTAATGGGAGATGGTGGACGGTGGTGAGGGTATCTCCAGGGGTAACCAGCCTGAGTTAACTAGGtgagaaagtagaaaatggaaCACAATCTAAATCATACTGCCTGGTGGCCCTGTCACCATTTTCAGTCAGCACAACTGTCCCGACACACTACCTCccaaatacagttttaaaagatgAAGGAGGCTGTGGGCCTACTCCAGCCTGGGGAgcaagaattagagaaaatagCTGAATAATTCTCCAGTCTCATCAACTGAAACTTACCACTCCAAGATCCTGATTAATCCTTTAACTCTGGAGGCAATTTAGTGAGGCCTAACCAGAGATAAACTGACAAAGCCGGAACTACTGGGAGAGGTTCTCCACGGGACCTCCAAATACTTCTGCAGCCCAACGAAAGATCCGAGGTCTTATTTGCACTGATGTCTTACTAGACAAAATGTTATTACTAAAAGTCAACCACAAACTAAAACACTAAAAGTGAACTGCAAATCCCAAAAGCTAGCTAGAAGCTACAGTTTACCTAAAGCTACttatgttaaaaggaaaaaaaaaaagtatttacttcTACTTTAATCAAAGGTAAACAGTGCAAAGCTCTTTCTTAGAAAGTATGGAtggctctgaaaagagcctttgggGTTGGATCACAAGACGCTTACTTGGCAAGTTCACTTGGAGCTGGTGTACTTGGTGACGGCCTTGGTGCCCTCGGACACGGCGTGCTTGGCCAGCTCCCCGGGCAGCAGCAGGCGCACGGCCGTCTGGATCTCCCTGGACGTGATGGTCGAGCGCTTGTTGTAATGCGCCAGGCGCGACGCCTCGCCCGCGATGCGCTCGAAGATGTCGTTGACGAACGAGTTCATGATGCCCATGGCCTTGGACGAGATGCCGGTGTCGGGGTGCACCTGCTTCAGCACCTTGTACACGTACACCGAGTAGCTCTCCTTGCGGCTGCGCTTGCGCTTCTTGCCGTCCTTCTTCTGCGCCTTGGTCACCGCCTTCTTGGAGCCCTTCTTCGGGGCCGGAGCCGACTTGGCCGGCTCGGGCATGGCCGAGAAAACAAGAAGAGCacccagaaagaggaaagaaaaaaataatgtgagcACAGCGTAGGTTGCCCCTTTTATATAGAAGCCCTTATGCAAATAAGGCATAAATTACAATCCGTTATCTGATTGGTGACTATTCAGGGCAACGTCAGACGTTAGTTCTGCCCAATCAGAACGCAAGAGTCACAACGTTGCACTTTCATTGGTTAATATAAAGCCCCAGATTTAACCAATGCAAAACCTTCTTTTTCGCGCTCAGGGGTTATAAAAAGTGCCCGGCTTGGCCTTTGGCTTCGGTACCTACTTTCAGTGTAGTTGACGTCGTGATGTCCGGACGCGGGAAGCAGGGCGGCAAGGCTCGCGCCAAGGCCAAGACGCGCTCCTCGCGGGCGGGTCTCCAGTTCCCGGTGGGCCGTGTGCACCGCCTGCTCCGCAAGGGCAACTACGCCGAGCGGGTCGGGGCCGGCGCGCCCGTGTACCTGGCGGCCGTGCTGGAGTACCTGACGGCCGAGATCCTGGAGCTGGCGGGCAACGCGGCCCGCGACAACAAGAAGACGCGCATCATCCCGCGCCACCTGCAGCTGGCCATCCGCAACGACGAGGAGCTCAACAAGGCTGGGCAAAGTCACCATCGCGCAGGGCGGTGTCCTGCCCAACATCCAGGCCGTGCTGCTGCCCAAGAAGACCGAGAGCCACCACAAGGCCAAGTGAAGAAGTTTAGAAACAACTAAAGAACAaaaggctcttttcagagccacTACTACAGTCATAAAAAGGTgacacttgttttattttcattttatgccaCCAGTAAGGATGATTTGGGACACCATTCCCAGTTAGACTTTAGTCCTGGCTAATCTTCAACCCTTGTCTACACTCCATGAATTGGTGCTTAATGGCCAAGGGCAGGCTCCTGCCCTAAAAAGTTAGCACGATAGCATATTGATTGTGAATTAAAACTACTTCAGAAACAGATTAAAGACACTCAGACCTTCCTGTTTCCCCCGAAAGCAGTAATTAAACCTCTATGAAAAATGCCCTCTGTATACTAAGGTAAAAAGACATCCTTGTCACTAGAGATAATTGGACTCAAAAGGCTAGGGAGCTGCAGAAACAAATCTCGTCAACGTTTTACTCATCTACCTAAGCTCAAATTCTATTTTCTCCCTAATTCAGGCTCACAAACATCGGTTTTCTTTAATCTGTCAAGTCCTGTAACATTtctctaaaaagtataaaaactgtctccttggtcatttctttggggtTGACGATTTCAGTGGGCCTCTGCATGTAATCAAACATGCTTTTCCTCCTGTTATATCTGTCCCATGtcaatttatttcttaaaccAAGTAGGGTAGAAGAAgaaattgttttccttctcttcggTATTTCGGATACTTTACCAATCAGTTGACATTTGTGAACTAAATAGACTATTATTTCAAAGTCATTTATATTGAATACTCAAGAACAATAAATTGACTCAAGATGATTACCTAAATCCATATCTGGAAATTAGTTCTGGGTGGCTTATGGGTGACAAGTTTTACTACCAAAGCAACTTTGGGGAGACGCAGGAGTGGTTTCCATAAACGGTAACACGGAAACCCGTTGGGGTTCGTAGCAAGTAGTAAATCTTGTATCTTAAAAAATTTGcctttaaagaataatttttcagcAATGCTTACTAAAAGTATTCAAGTATAATTTCTAGTATCCTAATTATCCATACTACCACCTGATGGCACATATATGTCCACACTGCCAAATGAGATGTTCAACACAGTAGTGCAAGCTTGGCTGTAACAAGGATGATAATGAATGCTATTAACTTGATTCCAAGTTCTGATGATGGAGACCCATAATTcgtaaaaaaaataggaacactTCTGAAAAGCCAAAGACTGTTTTGAGAACAGTGAGGTCAAAGATTCTGGTATGTTGTCCATGTTTCTATATGGGCAAAGCAAGATCCTTTTATTCTAGGCCTCAGAAAGGATTGGAATATTTATTCCACTTCCTGGTTTTGCCATCTCAAGAAATGGGGGCACAAAgactatttcttctgtttcctcttatTGAATCTTCATGTACTTTTACTttctataaattttcatttcatattcagGTACAATGCATTAAGGACACACCAATAAAACACTGCTGGTCCAAAAGAAACTCAATCTAATGGGAAGAATCAcacaaaagcaaataattaaagCACGATATAGCAGGAGATGTAGGCACAGGATATTAGGAGGGCATAGAGGGATAAGATCTGCGAGAACGAACATCTGATCTAAAAGGTAAAGGAAATTGGATAAGCATCATCAGACTCATGGCCTGTGATATGTTCAGGCACATGACATGAAGTTTGATACCGGCAATAAAGCAGAGATTGCAAGAGACAGGATGGAACCGGGAGGGATCTGTAGGCCACTCCCTTGGTTTAAAATACTGCTTAAATACGAATAACTCCCAAATCTTTATGTCCATCCCAGACTTACCTCCTGAGTTCAGACGTGCATATTCACTCTTGTAGATCTGCAGGAAACTCTGAGTTCATATCCCAGACTGATCAACACCATCACTCCTCCTCCAGTGAGCCTTACTTGGTGGCTGGCCCACCGTCTACACATTAGCATGAGCCATAATGTCTGGGGTCACTGAGTGTTTTTGTGTGCCATTCCTACAGCAAAACTCAAGTCCTGGTACAGGGTGATGAGAAAACCTTGAAAGCCCAGAAAGAGCTTAGGTAGAGGGCCACAAGATGATCAGTTTAGCACATGTAGTATTTTGAAAAGCGTGGAATATCCGTGTCCACAGAACTAAAAATGTCCACATAACTAGAACCACTTGCGGGTCCTGAGTAAATCTTCATATTATCAGAACTGAAAGAACAATTTGGAGAATTATATTTACTGCGTATCTCCAGGAGAGGGGGCTTGGCCAGCCAACGAGAGTACTGATCAGTGGGGACAGGGACTTCTTATGTGGGCCCTTCTTAAAAGCCGTTTCCCAGCCCATAGAAAAGGAAGGCACTGCTTACACTCAATACTGGTCTGGTTAGAAGTTGGCCTTAGATTGGATCACCACCGTCTCaagagtgtgtgtggtggggaaagTGAGTTGTGAGGGAGGGTAGAACTTTCCACCA
Proteins encoded in this window:
- the LOC117802190 gene encoding histone H4; the encoded protein is MSGRGKGGKGLGKGGAKRHRKVLRDNIQGITKPAIRRLARRGGVKRISGLIYEETRGVLKVFLENVIRDAVTYTEHAKRKTVTAMDVVYALKRQGRTLYGFGG
- the LOC100465943 gene encoding histone H4, with translation MSGRGKGGKGLGKGGAKRHRKVLRDNIQGITKPAIRRLARRGGVKRISGLIYEETRGVLKVFLENVIRDAVTYTEHAKRKTVTAMDVVYALKRQGRTLYGFGG
- the LOC100465442 gene encoding histone H2B type 1-C/E/F/G/I, whose product is MPEPAKSAPAPKKGSKKAVTKAQKKDGKKRKRSRKESYSVYVYKVLKQVHPDTGISSKAMGIMNSFVNDIFERIAGEASRLAHYNKRSTITSREIQTAVRLLLPGELAKHAVSEGTKAVTKYTSSK
- the LOC100465694 gene encoding LOW QUALITY PROTEIN: histone H2A type 1-H (The sequence of the model RefSeq protein was modified relative to this genomic sequence to represent the inferred CDS: inserted 2 bases in 1 codon) yields the protein MSGRGKQGGKARAKAKTRSSRAGLQFPVGRVHRLLRKGNYAERVGAGAPVYLAAVLEYLTAEILELAGNAARDNKKTRIIPRHLQLAIRNDEELNKXLGKVTIAQGGVLPNIQAVLLPKKTESHHKAK